One window of the Zea mays cultivar B73 chromosome 3, Zm-B73-REFERENCE-NAM-5.0, whole genome shotgun sequence genome contains the following:
- the LOC541962 gene encoding myb2: MRIMIKGGVWKNTEDEILKAAVMKYGKNQWARISSLLVRKSAKQCKARWYEWLDPSIKKTEWTREEDEKLLHLAKLMPTQWRTIAPIVGRTPSQCLERYEKLLDAACAKDENYEANDDPRKLRPGEIDPNPESKPARPDPVDMDEDEKEMLSEARARLANTRGKKAKRKAREKQLEEARRLASLQKRRELKAAGIDTRHRKRKRKGIDYNAEIPFEKRPPSGFYDTVGEDRPPEHVQFPTTIEELEGKRRADIEAQLRKQDIARNKILQRQDAPAAIMQANKLNDPEAVTKRSKLMLPPPQISDHELEEIAKMGSAGDPALADELGEGSTATRTLLASYSQTPRLGMTPLRTPQRTPAGKGDAIMMEAENLARLRESQTPLLGGDNPELHPSDFSGVTPRKKEIQTPNPMATPLASPGPGITPRISMTPSREGHSFGLTPKATPLRDELNINEVEMQDNTKLELRRQAELRKSLRSGFASIPQPKNEYQIVMPPITEDEKEEAEEKIEEDMSDRLARERAEEQARHEALLRKRSKVLQRSLPRPPAVSVEIIRQSLIRSGESRSRSTFMPPTSLEQADELINEELLRLLEHDNAKYPLDEKTQKEKKKGSKRQQNGGPLVPEIDDFDEDELKEASSMVEEEIQYLRVAMGHENESFEDFVKAHDACQDDLMFFPTSNSYGLASVAGNADKISALQNEFETVKKRMDDEAKKASRLEQKIKLLTQGYQIRAGKLWSQVQDTFKQMDTAATELECFQELQKQEHLAASYRIQNLSEEVSKQKALERTLQSRYGELVSGFQRIQEQVEEHKRQLKVQEAVEAESHAQEEEAAASNHAAAEEEDERKEDDERKEEDGRKSLSSEEKPQQTSTATDEEPAGSKGTTEDQMDVDSGNGEGGVVGPVPPAPDTEGGNDEVSVQEISEAQPLP, from the exons ATGAGGATCATGATCAAGGGAGGCGTGTGGAAGAACACGGAGGACGAGATCCTCAAGGCGGCCGTGATGAAGTACGGCAAGAACCAGTGGGCGCGCATCTCGTCGCTGCTCGTCCGCAAGTCCGCCAAGCAGTGCAAGGCCCGCTGGTATGAGTGGCTCGATCCGTCCATCAAGAAG ACCGAGTGGACAAGGGAGGAGGATGAGAAATTACTTCATCTTGCTAAACTCATGCCTACTCAGTGGAGGACAATTGCACCTATTGTAGGTCGAACACCATCTCAGTGTCTTGAACGTTATGAAAAGCTGCTTGACGCCGCATGTGCAAAGGATGAAAATTATGAGGCTAATGATGATCCTAGGAAGCTGCGGCCTGGCGAGATTGACCCAAACCCTGAGTCAAAGCCCGCACGTCCTGATCCTGTTGATAtggatgaagatgaaaaagaaatgCTTTCTGAGGCTAGGGCCCGCTTAGCTAACACTAGGGGTAAAAAGGCCAAACGGAAGGCAAGGGAGAAACAACTTGAAGAAGCAAGAAGGCTTGCTTCACTACAAAAAAGGAGAGAATTGAAGGCAGCTGGTATTGATACACGCCACagaaaaagaaagagaaaggGGATTGACTACAATGCTGAGATTCCATTTGAAAAGAGACCACCTTCAGGTTTTTATGATACTGTTGGTGAAGACAGACCACCTGAACATGTACAGTTTCCAACAACCATTGAGGAGCTTGAAGGGAAGAGAAGAGCAGATATAGAGGCACAATTAAGAAAACAGGATATTGCCAGGAACAAGATCCTGCAGCGACAGGATGCCCCTGCTGCTATAATGCAAGCGAATAAACTAAATGATCCAGAAGCTGTCACAAAGAGGTCAAAGCTAATGCTGCCGCCTCCTCAAATTTCTGACCACGAGCTAGAGGAGATAGCAAAGATGGGCAGTGCTGGTGATCCTGCTTTAGCTGATGAGCTTGGTGAAGGAAGCACTGCCACAAGAACCTTGCTTGCCAGCTATTCTCAGACTCCAAGGCTTGGTATGACACCATTGCGAACTCCGCAGCGAACTCCAGCTGGGAAGGGTGATGCAATCATGATGGAGGCAGAAAATCTTGCACGTCTCAGAGAATCACAAACACCTCTATTAGGAGGTGATAACCCAGAGCTTCATCCATCAGATTTCTCTGGTGTTACACCACGCAAGAAGGAGATACAGACTCCAAATCCAATGGCAACACCTTTAGCAAGCCCTGGCCCTGGTATTACTCCAAGGATTAGTATGACACCATCCAGAGAGGGGCACAGCTTTGGTTTAACACCGAAAGCAACTCCTCTTCGTGATGAACTTAACATAAATGAAGTGGAAATGCAGGACAACACTAAACTTGAGCTTCGTAGGCAAGCCGAACTGAGGAAAAGCCTGCGATCTGGTTTTGCTTCTATTCCACAACCAAAGAATGAGTACCAGATAGTCATGCCACCTATTACGGAAGATGAGAAAGAAGAAGCTGAAGAGAAAATTGAAGAGGACATGTCAGACAGACTGGCACGAGAAAGGGCTGAGGAACAAGCTAGGCATGAGGCATTGCTCAGAAAGAGATCCAAAGTGTTGCAGAGGAGTCTGCCTAGGCCACCGGCTGTTTCAGTAGAGATTATCCGGCAATCTCTTATTAGAAGTGGAGAAAGCAGAAGCAGAAGCACCTTTATGCCTCCTACATCACTTGAACAAGCTGATGAACTAATAAATGAGGAACTCCTTAGGCTTCTTGAGCATGATAATGCAAAATATCCTCTTGATGAAAAAActcaaaaagagaaaaagaaaggaaGCAAGCGTCAGCAAAATGGAGGACCTCTTGTCCCTGAAATTGATGATTTTGATGAAGATGAACTAAAAGAG GCTAGCTCTATGGTTGAAGAGGAGATTCAATACCTTCGAGTGGCCATGGgtcatgaaaatgaatcttttgaGGACTTCGTGAAAGCACATGATGCATGCCAAGACGACCTTATGTTTTTTCCTACCAGCAATAGCTATGGTTTAGCTAGTGTGGCTGGAAATGCTGATAAGATTTCTGCTTTGCAAAATGAGTTTGAAACTGTGAAGAAGCGAATGGATGATGAAGCTAAGAAGGCTTCTCGGCTTGAGCAGAAGATTAAGCTTCTGACACAAGGATATCAG ATACGGGCTGGAAAACTGTGGTCACAGGTCCAAGATACATTCAAGCAGATGGACACTGCCGCAACAGAGCTCGAATGCTTCCAAGAGCTGCAGAAACAGGAACATCTCGCTGCTTCATATCGAATCCAAAATTTGTCTGAAGAAGTGAGTAAACAGAAGGCACTAGAAAGGACCCTCCAGAGCCGCTACGGCGAGCTGGTTTCTGGTTTCCAGAGGATCCAAGAACAGGTCGAGGAGCACAAGAGGCAACTCAAGGTACAAGAGGCGGTAGAAGCCGAAAGTCACGCTCAGGAAGAGGAAGCTGCGGCATCAAAtcatgctgctgctgaggaagagGATGAAAGGAAGGAAGATGATGAAAGGAAGGAAGAGGATGGAAGGAAGTCTCTCAGCTCTGAAGAGAAACCACAGCAGACAAGTACGGCTACCGATGAAGAACCTGCAGGAAGCAAAGGAACCACCGAGGATCAGATGGACGTGGACAGCGGGAATGGAGAGGGTGGAGTTGTAGGCCCTGTCCCACCAGCACCAGACACTGAAGggggtaatgatgaagtatcagttcAAGAGATCAGTGAAGCCCAGCCCTTGCCTTGA